One genomic window of Luteitalea pratensis includes the following:
- the nrdR gene encoding transcriptional regulator NrdR, translated as MKCPYCGHLQDKVVDSRESREGEVIRRRRECLECGRRFTSYERVDEIPYMVVKKDGRRERFDRQKLIAGLLKACEKRPVRVNALEAVADRVEAALQERPDKEISTTEIGQHVMSELRQLDKVAYVRFASVYRHFRDIGEFLTELEDLIKSKD; from the coding sequence ATGAAGTGCCCGTATTGCGGCCACCTGCAGGACAAGGTGGTAGATTCCCGCGAGAGCCGCGAGGGCGAGGTCATCCGCCGGCGTCGTGAGTGCCTGGAGTGCGGCCGTCGATTCACGTCGTACGAACGAGTGGACGAAATCCCGTACATGGTCGTCAAGAAGGACGGCCGGCGGGAACGATTCGATCGGCAGAAGCTGATCGCCGGCCTGCTCAAGGCCTGCGAGAAGCGGCCGGTCCGCGTAAATGCGCTCGAGGCCGTCGCCGACCGCGTGGAGGCGGCGTTGCAGGAGCGCCCGGACAAGGAGATCAGCACCACCGAGATCGGTCAGCACGTCATGTCGGAACTCCGCCAGCTGGACAAGGTCGCCTACGTGCGGTTCGCGTCCGTCTACCGGCACTTTCGCGACATCGGCGAGTTCCTGACCGAGCTCGAGGATCTGATCAAATCGAAGGACTGA
- a CDS encoding lysylphosphatidylglycerol synthase transmembrane domain-containing protein: MTGYLKHLSILLVTVALIALFLRQADLSAVGRELAHAHPGGVLIALLASAATFISRTFRWQYLLLPAGRVPFWPAFRATIIGFGANAMLPGRVGEVVRPYMLARNTGLDPTATFATIVLERALDIITLLLLFALSVALLDTRFAVSDGQMLRAVQFGGLVAAGAALTGLAVAFVFAGHAERVTALTERLTRRLPQRFGRLAIKVVAAFGRGFAVLRSPAALGLAFAWSVAVWLSIALTTWAMARAFELSLPFPGTFTVMMFMAVGVSVPTPGAVGAFHESVRLALTSLYAADNDRAVAYAVALHALSFIPVSLATLVLVAREGLTLRRIEDITRTGGPPGTASLEGSETG; the protein is encoded by the coding sequence ATGACGGGCTACCTCAAGCACCTCAGCATCCTGCTCGTCACCGTGGCGCTCATCGCGCTCTTCCTGCGGCAGGCCGACCTGTCGGCCGTCGGGAGGGAGTTGGCGCATGCGCACCCAGGGGGCGTGCTCATCGCGCTGCTCGCCTCGGCGGCCACGTTCATCAGCCGTACCTTTCGCTGGCAGTACCTGTTGTTGCCGGCTGGTCGCGTCCCGTTCTGGCCCGCCTTTCGTGCCACGATCATCGGGTTTGGCGCCAATGCCATGCTGCCCGGCCGCGTCGGCGAGGTGGTGCGGCCGTACATGCTCGCGCGCAACACCGGTCTGGACCCCACCGCGACGTTTGCGACGATCGTGCTCGAGCGCGCGCTCGACATCATCACGCTGCTGCTCCTGTTTGCGCTCAGCGTGGCATTGCTCGACACGCGGTTCGCTGTCAGTGACGGACAAATGCTCCGGGCAGTTCAGTTTGGCGGGCTTGTCGCGGCTGGCGCGGCCTTGACGGGCCTGGCCGTGGCGTTTGTCTTCGCCGGCCACGCCGAGCGCGTGACCGCACTGACCGAGCGCCTCACCCGGCGCCTGCCGCAGCGATTCGGGCGACTCGCGATCAAGGTCGTGGCGGCCTTCGGCCGCGGCTTTGCGGTGCTGCGGTCGCCCGCCGCGCTCGGGTTGGCCTTTGCCTGGTCGGTGGCGGTGTGGCTCTCCATCGCGCTGACCACGTGGGCGATGGCGCGCGCATTCGAGCTGTCGCTGCCGTTTCCCGGCACGTTTACGGTGATGATGTTCATGGCCGTGGGGGTGTCGGTGCCCACGCCGGGCGCGGTCGGCGCCTTCCACGAGTCGGTGCGCCTGGCCCTGACCTCGCTGTATGCGGCCGACAACGACCGGGCCGTCGCCTACGCCGTGGCCCTGCACGCCTTGTCGTTCATCCCGGTGTCGCTCGCGACGCTGGTGCTGGTGGCGCGGGAGGGCCTGACGCTGCGGCGCATCGAGGACATCACGAGGACGGGGGGGCCCCCCGGCACCGCGTCCCTCGAGGGGAGCGAAACCGGATGA
- a CDS encoding DUF4390 domain-containing protein — protein sequence MRLRAMLLLACVLGLATSAWADASVRVETTLHDGEVRVSFQVTDAVSEAVRAAIQSGLPTTFAYDVTLQQSSRWWFDRTIAYMRVSAVVRFDNLTRRYQITFIEDGRVEEVRTTDDEAKALQWLTEFHGRRLSAHRLVEDGEYHVNVKAQTRPRMLGWAWPWTPGSVLGSVSFRFRP from the coding sequence ATGCGGCTGCGAGCGATGCTGCTGCTGGCCTGTGTGCTGGGCCTTGCCACTTCCGCGTGGGCCGACGCCTCCGTGCGCGTCGAAACGACCCTCCACGATGGCGAAGTGCGTGTGAGCTTCCAGGTCACCGACGCGGTGTCCGAAGCCGTCCGCGCCGCCATCCAGAGCGGCCTGCCGACGACATTTGCTTACGACGTGACGCTCCAGCAGTCGTCGCGCTGGTGGTTCGACCGGACCATCGCGTACATGCGCGTGTCCGCCGTCGTCCGCTTCGACAACCTCACGCGCCGCTACCAGATCACCTTCATCGAGGACGGCCGCGTCGAGGAAGTGCGGACGACCGACGACGAAGCCAAGGCGTTGCAATGGCTCACCGAGTTCCACGGGCGGCGGCTGTCAGCGCATCGGCTCGTGGAGGACGGCGAGTACCACGTCAACGTCAAGGCGCAGACCCGCCCACGCATGCTCGGCTGGGCGTGGCCGTGGACCCCGGGCTCGGTGCTCGGCAGCGTGAGTTTCCGCTTCCGACCGTGA